In one Lolium rigidum isolate FL_2022 chromosome 3, APGP_CSIRO_Lrig_0.1, whole genome shotgun sequence genomic region, the following are encoded:
- the LOC124694935 gene encoding uncharacterized protein LOC124694935: HCIQLLPDCAPRSVDYFIELLGLHNCAGCRFYRAEGRGHLWDAQGDSIKNAASGPPYGLLQGTLEVDGVAFKEIPREGCSAVRRGSVAWVGSGPEFLISLANHEEWRDAYTVFGSVVPQDMALAEEMATLPTTTDVWSNVTVRLLKDPVYFKVKRKSNASAVLPF, from the exons CATTGCATCCAGTTGCTGCCTGATTGTGCACCCCGTTCTGTGGATTACTTCATCGAGCTCCTGGGCTTGCACAACTGTGCCGGGTGCAGATTCTATCGTGCCGAAGGCCGTGGGCATCTGTGGGATGCACAAGGCGACAGCATAAAAAAT gcTGCATCTGGTCCACCATATGGGCTGCTTCAAGGGACACTGGAAGTGGACGGCGTAGCCTTCAAGGAGATACCGAGAGAAGGGTGCTCGGCGGTGAGAAGAGGATCCGTGGCGTGGGTGGGGTCAGGGCCAGAGTTCCTGATCAGCCTGGCAAACCACGAGGAGTGGAGGGACGCCTACACGGTGTTTGGGTCCGTGGTGCCGCAGGACATGGCTCTCGCCGAGGAGATGGCGACGCTGCCAACCACGA CCGATGTGTGGAGCAATGTGACCGTGAGGCTGCTGAAGGACCCCGTGTATTTCAAGGTGAAGCGAAAGAGCAATGCTAGCGCCGTGTTGCCCTTTTGA